The genome window ATAGAAAACCTCATGATTAGTGGAAGCAGGAAGGAAAGAAATCGGGAGTGAAGACCAGCAGTCTGCCGGCTGCAGTTCCCGGATCCGTCCCTCGAAGATCCACGGTACCGCATCAGGCAGGTCTCCCGGCTCTTGGTGTGGAGTTGTATTTCCAGTTCCCGGGCCTTCCCATCCCGATTTATCGGGACAGTGGCTTTTCTTCCGGGTGGCACCAATCACGGTTGCGGGGCAGCTGCCGGTTAAAAGTTTCCTTCTCACGGCATTCCCTTTTCATTATCCGGCCATGGCCGGATAAACCTGAAGCGTTGCAAAATTGGGACCGGGCCGATGAAATATCAACCCTGGTGTCTTAATTGATGATTAGAACCGGTCGACAGGCTGACCGGTTATTTCACCCGCCGGGCGCCTTTGTAGGTATCGGCGTAGTACGGATCGGTGAGTTTGTCGATGGTGACCCCGGCCGACAGACTGGCATGAGCAAAGTCGCCATTTCCCAGAAAGACGCCCACATGACTCACCGTTCGTGTCTGTTTCAACTGAAAGAAAACCAAATCGCCCGGCTGAAGGTCAGATGGACTGACCGGCGTCCCTACCTGAAACTGATCGAGACTGGTTCGTGGAATAGTGGTCTGATACACATCCTTATACAATGTGGAAGTGAATCCCGAGCAATCAATTCCCGACCGGGACAGTCCGCCATACCGGTAAGGGGTTCCCTTCCAGTCGGCCACAAAGGCCATCAGTTTATCGACCGATACGGGTTGGTTGGATGGAGAAAAACGGGAAGGAGCGGCAGGTGTTGCCGGTGCCGGTGCCGGTGTCACCGGAGTTGCCTCTTTTGCAGAGCCAGCCGGAGCACTTCCTGTCCGGTCCGGGGCTTTGTACCGCGCGACTCCCTGCAATCCCTGACAGGACTGCAGTACCATCATCAGCAACAAACCGGCACCCCACACAGGAATCCATCCTGATGACATGCCGTTTTGCGACTTTGCTGTTTTTCTTTTCGGTGGTCTGATCGACATCCGGTCAATCCATGACGGTTTTCATGCAGAAAACCGATCCGCCCGATTTCATGAATTCACCAGTTTCCACTTCGATCACTTCGTAGTTTTCTTTCTTCAGGATACCGATCACCATGGATTGAGATTTCTGAATAATGGCCACGCGACGACGGGCCTCTTCATCAAATACCGCATCAAAGTTAAGGGAAAAGGTTGTTTTTACATCCTCGCGCGGAATTTCATAGACCGTTTTGTACATGGTCCGGATGGCCTTCAGTCCACTCTCGCTGAACGCTTCGGGACAGATGAGCACGGTGTCATCATCGAGCGGATTGAAACAGGTATCGAGGTGGTAAAACCACGGACTGACGAGTTCGAGTGGAATGATGGGTGTTTTTAATTTCACGGCCAGTTCATCGTACATGTGCCGGTCGGACCGGTGGCCGTAGCCTCCCCAGATCAGCCGTTTGTATGGATGCGGAATGGCATCGCCCCCACCTTCGAACAGACCACTGCCTTCCAGTTCGATGATGGTGAATCCCTGGCGTTCAAAAAAGATACGGTGATGCTCCACCTCGCGCTGACGGCTCGGAAAGCGCATGTGCGAGAGAACCACGCACCGGTTTCCATCCACCGTCCAGGAAAAGATCGGATTGCAGCAGAAAACCATATCCTCGAGTCCTTCCACACCGGGAACGACAAACAATCCGCGGATGAGGTTGCGGTGATAAAGCTGTTCATAAACCGCCCGCAGATCTTTCCACTGCTTTTTCGCACGGTGACGATCGATGATGCTTCCCTCCATGTATGGATTTTTCACATCAATCACATCGAAATGATCGGGGGTGGTAAGCAGGACATTCTGTTGCGGAGGACGATCCTCCAGATCACCAATGGAAAAGGTCGGATGGTCGTAAGCCTGGTAAGCAATCATGGTCAGCTCCTGATCTGTATCATGGGTTGGTTGGTTATTGCCGGAATCAGTTCGCCGATCGGGTCGGCAGGCACCCCGATTCCGTGGTCATTGAAAAGCCGGCGGAGTTGGTCGGTTCCGTCGGGGGAAAGGGCGATCAGCAATCCGCCGCTGGTCTGCGGATCGCACAACAGGGCCTTCTGATCGGGGGTGAGGGAAGACACCTGATGGCCGTAGCTGTTGAAGTTCCGGTTGGTACCACCCGGAACCGATTTCTGCTCCAGATAAGGCGTCAGATCGGTCAGACGGGGAATCCGGTCGGGATAAAGGGTGGCATGAACCCCGGAACCACCAGCCATTTCGGCCAGATGCCCCAGCAGGCCGAAACCGGTCACGTCGGTCAGTGCATGAACGGCCTCCAGTTTTCCGAGGTCGGCGCCGATCCGGTTCAGTTTCATCATGGATTCTGCCGCCACCCGTTTATCGGATTCGAGCAGAATCTGGCGTTTTTCGGCGGTGGTTAGAATGCCAACCCCGAGTCCTTTGGTCAGGAAAAGCAGGTCACCGGCCTGGGCGGTATTATTCCGTTTCAGGTTTCCGACGGGAACCAGACCGTTCACGGCCAGACCGAAAATGGGTTCGGGAGAATCGATACTATGACCACCGGCGAGGGGGATTCCGGCATCGAGACAGGCCAGCCGTCCGCCTTCCACCACCTGACCGGCGATTTCAGGCGGCAGTTTATCAACGGGCCAGCCGAGGATGGCAATGGCCAGTGTGGGCATCCCGCCCATGGCATAGACATCCGAAATGGCATTGGTGGCGGCTATCCGGCCAAATTCAATCGGATCATCAACAATGGGCATGAAAAAGTCGGTGGTGCTGATCAGGGCCATTCCGTTTCCCAGATCGAGAACGGCGGCATCGTCACGGGAATGATTTCCCACCAGCAGGGAAGCCTGGTCGGGAAATACGGTATTCGTTTTCAGAATCTGGTCGAGAACGGAGGGTGCAATTTTGCATCCGCATCCGGCACCGTGACTGAATTGGGTCAGTCTGATGGGCGAAGGGGTCGTCATGAAAGCGTGAGGTCCTTCAGTTTTAAAGCAATTTTACGAAAATCCCGGTCAGTTACAACCACCCGGTGAATGGTTTCAGGCGACCGGCGGGCAAGACCGTAATCGTATCCGGGATCGTAATACCGCCGCAACAGCAGGATCGCCAGATCGTGGTACCGGTCTTTTTCCAGCAGATCCAGAGCCAGTTTGGTATCGGCTCCGCCCAGCTTTTCCCTGATTTTCAGGATGGATCGTTTCAGGTTTTCCCGATCGGTCCGTCCATAGGAGTCGACCAGATTGTCTGCACGCAACTCCTCGGGAACATCCAGATAGACGACCGGCGCCTGGCGCATCACCTTCCAGATATGTTCATTGATCTGGATGGAGCCGGTAAAATGACTTTCATCTTCGAGCCAGAGACGGGATTCCTGCGGGTGGCTCAGCCAGCTGAGTCCAAGCAGGTTATCGAACTGTTCCTGCGTCGGTTGCGGGGGTTCATCAATATCACCAAAGGCCGATCCCTTGTGGTGGGCCAGTTCTTCCAGATCGATGACCGGTTCTCCCAGACCCTGCAATTCATGAAGCACCTGCGTTTTCCCGCTGCCGGTCCTGCCACCGATGATCCGGACGGGACGTGGTTGCATCATTTCCGCAAGTAGCGTCCGGCGGATGGATTTATAGCCACCTTCGACCCGCCAGGCAGTGAAACCATAAAAACCCAGGAGCCAGGCAACGGCATCGCTTCGCATGCCGCCCCGCCAGCAGTACACCCCCACCACCCGTGAGTTGGTTACCGCCAACACCTGATCGACAAGCATCCGCATTTTCGGACCGACGAAATCGAGCCCCTTCAGAATGGCCGGTTTTTTCCCTTCCTGAGCATAGATCAGCCCGATCTCATGTCGTTCCTGATCGGAGAAAAGCGGCAGGTTGATCGCGCCGGGAATGTGACCATTGGCGAACTCGGCAGGCGTTCTGACATCGAACACCGGCATGGACTGCCGTTTGACAAGAAAATCGGGGACGGAACATAACAATTGCATGACGGGAAAATCCGCAATTCCCGATGCAAATGCCAGAAGGGGAGGGGATCAGATTTTCGGAGATTGAGATTGGTGAACCGGGTCGGACGAGAGGGGGGATGGAAACCGGGCCCCTCGATTACCTCATCCGGATGGCTTCGATTTCATCGGGGTAAACTTTAGGTTCAATGACCAGGTTACTCATGATTCGACCCACTTCGGGGTCGTGGGAAAAATCAAAAATTTCATC of Bacteroidota bacterium contains these proteins:
- a CDS encoding C40 family peptidase, which encodes MSIRPPKRKTAKSQNGMSSGWIPVWGAGLLLMMVLQSCQGLQGVARYKAPDRTGSAPAGSAKEATPVTPAPAPATPAAPSRFSPSNQPVSVDKLMAFVADWKGTPYRYGGLSRSGIDCSGFTSTLYKDVYQTTIPRTSLDQFQVGTPVSPSDLQPGDLVFFQLKQTRTVSHVGVFLGNGDFAHASLSAGVTIDKLTDPYYADTYKGARRVK
- a CDS encoding amidinotransferase, coding for MIAYQAYDHPTFSIGDLEDRPPQQNVLLTTPDHFDVIDVKNPYMEGSIIDRHRAKKQWKDLRAVYEQLYHRNLIRGLFVVPGVEGLEDMVFCCNPIFSWTVDGNRCVVLSHMRFPSRQREVEHHRIFFERQGFTIIELEGSGLFEGGGDAIPHPYKRLIWGGYGHRSDRHMYDELAVKLKTPIIPLELVSPWFYHLDTCFNPLDDDTVLICPEAFSESGLKAIRTMYKTVYEIPREDVKTTFSLNFDAVFDEEARRRVAIIQKSQSMVIGILKKENYEVIEVETGEFMKSGGSVFCMKTVMD
- the selD gene encoding selenide, water dikinase SelD; amino-acid sequence: MTTPSPIRLTQFSHGAGCGCKIAPSVLDQILKTNTVFPDQASLLVGNHSRDDAAVLDLGNGMALISTTDFFMPIVDDPIEFGRIAATNAISDVYAMGGMPTLAIAILGWPVDKLPPEIAGQVVEGGRLACLDAGIPLAGGHSIDSPEPIFGLAVNGLVPVGNLKRNNTAQAGDLLFLTKGLGVGILTTAEKRQILLESDKRVAAESMMKLNRIGADLGKLEAVHALTDVTGFGLLGHLAEMAGGSGVHATLYPDRIPRLTDLTPYLEQKSVPGGTNRNFNSYGHQVSSLTPDQKALLCDPQTSGGLLIALSPDGTDQLRRLFNDHGIGVPADPIGELIPAITNQPMIQIRS
- the mnmH gene encoding tRNA 2-selenouridine(34) synthase MnmH, giving the protein MQLLCSVPDFLVKRQSMPVFDVRTPAEFANGHIPGAINLPLFSDQERHEIGLIYAQEGKKPAILKGLDFVGPKMRMLVDQVLAVTNSRVVGVYCWRGGMRSDAVAWLLGFYGFTAWRVEGGYKSIRRTLLAEMMQPRPVRIIGGRTGSGKTQVLHELQGLGEPVIDLEELAHHKGSAFGDIDEPPQPTQEQFDNLLGLSWLSHPQESRLWLEDESHFTGSIQINEHIWKVMRQAPVVYLDVPEELRADNLVDSYGRTDRENLKRSILKIREKLGGADTKLALDLLEKDRYHDLAILLLRRYYDPGYDYGLARRSPETIHRVVVTDRDFRKIALKLKDLTLS